The Stenotrophomonas maltophilia genome includes a region encoding these proteins:
- a CDS encoding penicillin-binding protein 1A, with protein sequence MTRLRRWLRWIFLIVLVLALIGAAAVGGLYYAVSSKLPDVQTLRDVEMQEPMYVYAADGKLMAVFGETRRTPITMKDVPERLKQAFLATEDARFYEHGGVDYMGIGRAVWLLATTNDKRVPGGSTITQQVARQFFLSSEYSYTRKLAEILLARKIESELSKDEIFELYLNKSFFGNRAYGVAAAAEFYYGKKLNELDLDEMASLAGIPKFPSSGNPISNPERARQRRDNYVLQRMADLKFVSQAEADAAKAVPMHATAHEPPVQVDAPYVAELVRQEMIARFGGDVVNKGYHVTTTIDSTLQTAANQSVRDGLLLYDHRHGWHGVEKQVQVGAGEDAAALAEHLRGMYGQAGLLPAIVASTGADGSATVVLANRSEIVLPAGAAKWTNKTPGKLVQRGDIVRVRAGAKEGEWLLDQIPRGQSALVSLDAHNGALKALVGGFSFSGNKFNRATQARRQPGSSFKPFVYAAAFDKGYNPASIVLDAPVVFRDRRGKTWAPQNDGGGFRGPMRLREALVQSRNLVSVRLLDGMGVDYARKYISEFGFAESELPPNLSMSLGTASLTPLSVARGYAVFANGGSRVDTWLIDQVNDRDGNLVFKENPALACRDCAGSSDQPVNQVVDGFNFGAPAPKVDPAAAAKAEAKTETPAAPVNPDARTAPRAIDARTAYQLVSMMRDVVQRGTGAQAKVLGREDVGGKTGSTNDHRDAWFSGFGGPYVTTVWVGRDDFRSLGYREYGGKAALPIWIDYMRTALKDTPIAQNEPPSGMVQATLNGATEWVKVEDMDRLTEYDLNLNTPQADAAAFDIF encoded by the coding sequence ATGACTCGACTCCGCCGCTGGCTGCGCTGGATCTTCCTGATTGTCCTGGTCCTGGCGCTGATCGGCGCGGCCGCCGTGGGCGGTCTGTACTACGCTGTGTCCTCCAAGCTTCCCGACGTGCAGACCCTGCGCGACGTGGAAATGCAGGAGCCGATGTACGTCTATGCTGCCGACGGCAAGCTGATGGCGGTGTTCGGCGAGACCCGGCGCACCCCGATCACCATGAAGGACGTGCCCGAGCGCCTGAAGCAGGCCTTCCTGGCCACCGAGGACGCCCGCTTCTACGAGCATGGCGGCGTGGACTACATGGGCATCGGCCGTGCGGTGTGGCTGCTGGCCACCACCAACGACAAGCGCGTGCCGGGTGGTTCCACCATCACCCAGCAGGTGGCCCGCCAGTTCTTCCTCAGCTCCGAGTACAGCTACACCCGCAAGCTGGCCGAGATCCTGCTGGCACGGAAGATCGAGTCCGAGCTGAGCAAGGACGAGATCTTCGAGCTGTACCTGAACAAGAGTTTCTTCGGCAACCGCGCCTACGGCGTGGCCGCTGCCGCCGAGTTCTACTACGGCAAGAAGCTGAACGAGCTGGACCTGGACGAGATGGCCTCGCTGGCCGGCATCCCCAAGTTCCCGTCCTCGGGCAATCCGATCTCCAATCCGGAGCGCGCCCGCCAGCGCCGCGACAATTACGTGCTGCAGCGCATGGCCGACCTGAAGTTCGTCAGCCAGGCCGAGGCCGACGCGGCCAAGGCCGTGCCGATGCACGCCACCGCCCATGAGCCGCCGGTGCAGGTCGACGCGCCGTACGTGGCCGAGCTGGTGCGCCAGGAAATGATCGCCCGCTTCGGCGGGGATGTGGTCAACAAGGGTTACCACGTCACCACCACCATCGACTCCACCCTGCAGACCGCCGCCAACCAGTCGGTGCGCGACGGCCTGCTGCTGTACGACCACCGCCACGGCTGGCACGGCGTGGAGAAGCAGGTGCAGGTGGGTGCGGGTGAAGACGCCGCCGCCCTGGCCGAGCACCTGCGCGGCATGTACGGCCAGGCCGGCCTGCTGCCGGCGATCGTCGCCAGCACCGGCGCCGATGGCAGCGCCACCGTGGTGCTGGCCAACCGCAGCGAGATCGTGCTGCCGGCCGGCGCTGCCAAGTGGACCAACAAGACCCCGGGCAAGCTGGTGCAGCGCGGCGACATCGTGCGCGTGCGTGCCGGTGCCAAGGAAGGTGAGTGGCTGCTGGACCAGATCCCGCGCGGCCAGTCCGCGCTGGTCTCGCTGGATGCCCACAACGGCGCACTGAAGGCGCTGGTCGGTGGCTTCAGCTTCTCCGGCAACAAGTTCAACCGCGCCACCCAGGCCCGTCGCCAGCCGGGTTCGAGCTTCAAGCCGTTTGTCTATGCGGCCGCCTTCGACAAGGGCTACAACCCGGCCTCGATCGTGCTCGACGCCCCGGTCGTGTTCCGCGACCGCCGCGGCAAGACCTGGGCCCCGCAGAACGACGGCGGCGGCTTCCGCGGCCCGATGCGTCTGCGTGAAGCGCTGGTGCAGTCGCGCAACCTGGTCTCGGTGCGCCTGCTCGATGGCATGGGCGTGGACTATGCGCGCAAGTACATCAGCGAGTTTGGCTTCGCCGAATCGGAACTGCCGCCGAACCTGTCGATGTCGCTGGGTACCGCCTCGCTGACCCCGCTGTCGGTGGCCCGTGGCTACGCCGTGTTCGCCAATGGCGGCTCGCGCGTGGACACCTGGCTGATCGACCAGGTCAATGACCGCGACGGCAACCTGGTGTTCAAGGAAAACCCGGCACTGGCCTGCCGCGACTGCGCCGGCAGCAGCGACCAGCCGGTGAACCAGGTGGTGGACGGCTTCAACTTCGGCGCCCCGGCCCCGAAGGTGGACCCGGCCGCTGCGGCCAAGGCCGAAGCCAAGACCGAGACCCCGGCCGCGCCGGTCAACCCCGATGCCCGCACCGCCCCGCGCGCGATCGACGCCCGCACCGCCTACCAGCTGGTGTCGATGATGCGCGACGTGGTCCAGCGCGGTACCGGTGCCCAGGCCAAGGTGCTCGGCCGCGAGGACGTGGGCGGCAAGACCGGCTCCACCAACGACCACCGCGACGCCTGGTTCTCCGGCTTCGGCGGCCCGTACGTGACCACCGTGTGGGTGGGCCGCGACGATTTCCGCTCGCTGGGTTACCGCGAATACGGTGGCAAGGCCGCCCTGCCGATCTGGATCGACTACATGCGCACCGCGCTGAAGGACACCCCGATCGCGCAGAACGAACCGCCCAGCGGCATGGTCCAGGCCACCCTCAACGGCGCGACCGAGTGGGTGAAGGTGGAAGACATGGACCGCCTGACCGAATACGACCTGAACCTCAATACGCCGCAGGCCGACGCCGCCGCGTTCGACATCTTCTAA